One window of the Peromyscus leucopus breed LL Stock chromosome 17, UCI_PerLeu_2.1, whole genome shotgun sequence genome contains the following:
- the Hmgb2 gene encoding high mobility group protein B2 produces the protein MGKGDPNKPRGKMSSYAFFVQTCREEHKKKHPDSSVNFAEFSKKCSERWKTMSAKEKSKFEDLAKSDKARYDREMKNYVPPKGDKKGKKKDPNAPKRPPSAFFLFCSEHRPKIKSEHPGLSIGDTAKKLGEMWSEQSAKDKQPYEQKAAKLKEKYEKDIAAYRAKGKSEVGKKGPGRPTGSKKKNEPEDEEEEEEEEDEDDDDEEEDEE, from the exons ATGGGCAAGGGAGACCCCAACAAGCCGCGGGGCAAGATGTCCTCGTACGCCTTCTTCGTGCAGACGTGCCGGGAGGAGCACAAGAAGAAGCACCCGGACTCGTCGGTCAACTTCGCCGAGTTCTCCAAGAAGTGCTCCGAGAGATGGAAG ACCATGTCTGCAAAGGAGAAGTCGAAGTTCGAAGATTTGGCCAAGAGCGACAAAGCTCGTTATGACAGGGAGATGAAGAATTATGTTCCTCCCAAAGgtgataagaaaggaaagaaaaaggatcCTAATGCTCCAAAAAGACCGCC gtctgccttcttcctgttttgCTCTGAACATCGCCCAAAGATCAAAAGTGAACACCCAGGCCTGTCTATTGGAGATACTGCAAAAAAATTGGGTGAGATGTGGTCTGAACAGTCTGCCAAAGATAAACAACCCTATGAGCAGAAAGCAGCTAAACTAAAGGAGAAGTATGAAAAG GATATTGCTGCATACCGTGCCAAGGGTAAAAGTGAAGTAGGAAAGAAGGGTCCTGGTAGGCCAACAGGCTCAAAGAAGAAGAATGAaccagaagatgaggaagaagaggaggaggaggaagacgaagatgatgatgatgaggaagaggatgaagaatAA